A part of Lactobacillus sp. ESL0700 genomic DNA contains:
- a CDS encoding SLAP domain-containing protein → MVNSDQNKNSKKELSEKAKIDKVRAIKRNLLAAGTAGLGGILGGLLNSPQVAHAATNVPKVKTTNYEHLLVNANSAVIPASQNAQKQAVQGNSTNTSEALSQKQTKTADEQVIYTNSQSAVGQNEAQSTVTKSQSTASSASTTASASTSATSKADQVKEQSQAEKGTPAAQSSNSKTSYEIISEASSVANDFNNTSANHSSLTSYVYNSKSKSLASNSADTSGSKSFASQTVRSKSLSESISASIADSQMLAGMNDDDNNLNSMIVDQDSNSTSLAIDNDSKLNSTVIKDSTDFQEEVESSKAASASLESDQAGSYNDSKSASLLSSYSVSVQGSKSQSFSDYKNSSFSDSGSQSTAISNEESNEASISNAASTAASMSQAASTEKSSSFESTSKWIIEGSKQAASASQKDSTALSNVISEMNSYSESLSSAKSVDMSYSISAASSAIDSMKSEAFDLSHSISHSNSLKDSDMASLSAASYGDSKSLSTSIVNSESDSKVTSANYASTVSRYSALSSSNSSMHAAVSNENSRSAASAGAHNSSSIKASLSNSQSKLTAISTSASTSLSASKNASSVADSALNSKEAEYNSVSQSASAYMSSESRSASYHSTSMNESATDETSRLHSSLLSQRQELSASKQRSLSDAASQADKAVHSAIESLLVDNSQMSQSSSQSIADSKSESFSNSISTSDYKASTSRSTSESNSKSLADSNSKSLEDSFASAIADSGNSNASTSLSTSKSQKDSQSKADSASESFSTSISNSNISASQSTSKSQSDSKSDADSTSESYSNSISASNSKVESQSQSFSTSISDSNASASASRSTSESNSKSLADSNSKSLEDSFASAIADSGNSNASTSLSTSKSQKDSQSKADSASESFSTSISNSNVSASTSTSASQHDSKSKADSNSQSYSTSISDSNSKIESQSQSFSLSVSTSDASASTSASTSKHDSESASNSNSASTSTSQHDSKSKADSQSESYSTSTSESNSKVKSQSESFSLSVSTSDASASTSASTSKHDSESASNSNSASTSTSQHDSKSKADSQSESYSTSTSESNSKVKSQSESFSLSVSTSDASASTSASTSKHDSESASNSNSASTSTSQHDSKSKADSQSESYSTSTSESNSKVKSQSESFSLSVSTSDASASTSASTSKHDSESASNSNSASTSTSQHDSKSKADSQSESYSTSTSESNSKVKSQSESFSLSVSTSDASASTSTSASQHDSKSKADSTSESYSTSISDSNSKAESQSQSYSTSINNSNISASTSTSASQHDSKSKADSTSESYSTSISDSNSKVVSESQSFSLMVSASGHDNASASNSNSASNSKAQSESQSFSDSVSTSDYLASQSRSTAASQSKSQADSASESYSNSVNNSSYSASLSTSASQRDSKSTADSASESYSRSLRDSDALASQSASTSSSNSKSEADSASESYSISVSDSNVSASQSTSKSQSDSNVSASQSTSTSQSDSKSTADSTSASKLISESNSKSLADSASQSYSISVSDSNSEVASQSKSFSTSVHDSDALASQSTSTSQKDSKSAADSNSQSFSKSLSDSNSAVNASNANGSSQSESFSTSVSQSDSLASGSRSTSESQSKSKADSTSESYSNSVNNSSYSASLSTSTSIRDSLSSANSASESYSQSLKDSNSTVVSASQSYSTSISDSNVSASTSTSNSQKDSSAAASASTSDSESSSKSTSISASASTSTSQKDSKSLADSASQSYSQSLKDSNSTVVSASQSFSTSISDSNVSASQSTSKSQSDSNDSASASTSNSESSSKSTSISASASTSTSQKDSKSVADSNSQSFSKSLSDSNSEVASQSKSFSTSISDSNVSASQSASTSTSNSKSAADSNSQSFSKSLSDSNSAVDASNASGASQSESFSTSVSQSDSLASGSRSTSESQSKSQADSASESYSNSVNNSSYSASLSTSTSIKDSQSAAESASESYSQSLKDSNSTVVSASQSFSTSISDSNVSASTSTSNSQKDSSAAASASTSDSESSSKSTSISASASTSTSQKDSKSLADSASQSYSQSGSTSTSDSKSTADSASTSASESNSQVASQSKSFSDSVSTSDYIASTSRSTSESNSKSQADSASESYSNSVNNSSYAASLSTSTSASQSKSEADSASQSFSTSISDSNALASQSASTSAENSKSTADSTSASASASTSTSQSDSKSTVDSTSASDSTSNSQVASQSKSFSDSVSTSDYIASTSRSTSESNSKSKADSTSESYSASVNNSSYSASLNASTSARDSKSAAVSASESFSQSTSTSQKDSKSTADSNSQSFSTSISDSDALASQSASTSTSDSKSTVDSASQSTSTSASDSKSTADSASTSASESNSQVASQSKSFSTSVSDSDYLASTSRSTSASESKSEADSTSESYSASVNNSSYSASLSTSASEKDSKSTAVSASESFSTSISDSNVSASQSASTSTSNSKSTADSTSTSDSVSTSTSQSDSKSAADSASSSTSESNSLAASQSKSFSTSVSDSDFAASTSRSTSASQSKSEADSTSNSYSASVNNSSYSASLSASASQKDSRSAAESSSESYSNSIADSSSLASQSASTSASDSKSTADSTSQSFSTSLSDSNSIASDSNSLVASQSKSFSTSISGSDYLASVSRSTSESNSKSQADSESASYSTSISNSDYLASISRSTSESNSKSLADSTSNSYSASVNNSSYSASLSTSTSQKDSQSVAESSSESYSNSLADSSNLASQSASTSASDSKSTAESNSKSYSSSLSDSNSVVTSNSQSYSTSLSDSASVSNDVSLSTSKSLSLSNSIVLSQSESYSLSISNSDYLASISRSTSESRSKSQADSASESYSISVNNSSYAASLSTSTSQRNSQASAISQSDSYSKSLSDSNSSASLSTATSQSDSRSTADSSSQSYSSSLSDSNSVVASASQSYSKSVSDSDSEFTNSSLSTSSSLSLSNSIVLSQSESFSVSISTSDYLASMSRSTSYSLSKSMADSTSESYSNSVNNSSYSASLSLSTSQRDSQSAAASASESYSKSISESDSVTVSESTSTSTSLSLSNSIVLSQSESFSVSISTSDYLASMSRSTSESQSKSIADSTSESYSTSISDSNSSASASMSKSNSIVSSASESLSTSISDSNSSASASTSTSESESTSVVVSTSESESTSISDSNSSASASQSASESTSTVVSASESTSISKSKSSADEWNGNWDNGGNGGGGYVPTSNSTSASNSASTSTSNATENAVIMELHHNAYVYDENGNRVDDLVMTIHTSVNTYGDQQLINGKYYYYIGDNHYVVARNFIGFEKKLRHNAYIYNSKGKRIGKKVLKRGKKMKAYETIYVNGRKFYSTKNGKYIAAGNFKGSELRLKHNAYVYNKKGHLISTKMLGKGQKIKIYGTKTIKGKKYYHASHGRYILAKNFKK, encoded by the coding sequence ATGGTAAATTCAGATCAAAATAAAAATTCAAAGAAAGAGCTAAGTGAAAAAGCAAAGATAGATAAAGTACGTGCGATTAAGCGTAATTTGCTAGCAGCCGGTACAGCTGGACTTGGCGGTATTCTAGGAGGTTTGTTAAATTCCCCACAAGTAGCGCACGCGGCGACTAATGTTCCTAAGGTTAAGACAACTAATTATGAACACTTATTGGTTAATGCCAATTCAGCTGTAATTCCGGCTTCACAAAATGCGCAGAAGCAGGCTGTACAAGGTAATTCAACTAATACTTCTGAAGCACTTAGTCAAAAGCAAACTAAGACTGCAGATGAGCAGGTTATTTATACTAATTCGCAGTCAGCTGTTGGTCAAAATGAAGCACAAAGTACAGTAACTAAGTCACAATCAACGGCTAGTTCTGCGTCAACTACAGCCTCAGCTTCGACAAGTGCCACCAGCAAGGCAGATCAAGTTAAAGAACAATCACAAGCTGAAAAAGGGACGCCAGCAGCTCAAAGCTCAAATTCAAAAACTAGTTATGAAATTATTTCAGAAGCTAGTTCAGTAGCCAATGATTTTAATAATACTAGTGCCAATCACTCTTCGTTAACTTCTTATGTATATAATTCAAAGTCCAAGAGTTTAGCTAGTAATAGTGCTGATACATCAGGGTCAAAGAGTTTTGCATCGCAAACTGTAAGATCCAAGTCATTGTCAGAGTCAATTTCTGCCAGTATAGCTGACAGTCAGATGCTTGCAGGAATGAATGATGATGATAATAATCTTAACAGTATGATTGTCGATCAGGATTCAAATAGTACTTCGCTGGCGATCGACAATGATTCCAAACTAAATTCAACTGTTATTAAAGATAGTACCGATTTTCAAGAAGAGGTGGAGAGCAGTAAAGCAGCTTCAGCTAGTCTGGAGAGTGATCAAGCAGGAAGCTACAATGATAGTAAGAGTGCCAGTCTGCTGTCTTCATATAGTGTTAGTGTGCAAGGGAGTAAGAGTCAAAGCTTTTCAGATTATAAGAACAGCAGCTTTTCCGATTCAGGTTCACAAAGTACTGCAATTAGTAATGAAGAAAGTAATGAAGCTTCGATATCAAATGCAGCCAGTACAGCTGCTTCAATGAGTCAAGCTGCTAGTACGGAAAAAAGTTCAAGTTTTGAGTCAACAAGTAAATGGATAATTGAAGGAAGTAAGCAAGCAGCTTCAGCGAGTCAGAAAGACAGCACGGCACTTTCGAATGTTATTTCCGAAATGAATTCATATTCAGAATCTTTGTCGAGTGCCAAATCAGTGGATATGAGCTACTCAATTTCAGCTGCAAGTTCGGCAATTGACAGTATGAAATCTGAAGCCTTCGATCTGAGTCATTCAATCAGTCATAGTAATTCACTGAAGGACTCAGATATGGCAAGTTTGAGTGCAGCTTCGTATGGTGATTCTAAGAGTTTGTCAACGAGTATTGTTAATAGTGAAAGTGACTCAAAAGTAACAAGTGCTAACTATGCTTCAACAGTTTCACGCTATTCTGCTTTGAGTAGTAGCAACTCGTCAATGCATGCGGCAGTATCAAATGAGAATTCTAGATCTGCGGCAAGTGCAGGAGCACATAATTCATCATCAATTAAGGCAAGTTTGTCAAATTCGCAAAGCAAACTGACAGCAATTTCTACCTCTGCTTCAACAAGTTTGTCGGCAAGTAAAAATGCTTCTTCAGTAGCAGATTCAGCATTGAATTCGAAAGAAGCTGAATATAATTCAGTTTCACAATCAGCATCAGCTTACATGTCTTCAGAAAGTAGATCAGCTAGTTATCACAGTACTAGTATGAATGAAAGTGCAACTGATGAAACTAGTCGTTTGCATTCATCATTGTTGTCACAAAGACAGGAGTTATCAGCAAGTAAGCAGCGGTCATTATCAGATGCGGCAAGTCAAGCGGATAAAGCAGTACACTCAGCAATTGAAAGTCTGTTAGTTGATAACTCGCAAATGAGTCAAAGCAGCAGTCAATCGATAGCTGATAGTAAGAGTGAAAGCTTTAGTAATTCGATCAGTACTAGCGACTATAAAGCAAGTACCAGCCGTTCAACAAGTGAAAGTAATAGTAAGTCATTAGCAGACAGCAATTCCAAGAGTTTAGAAGATTCGTTTGCCTCGGCAATAGCAGATTCAGGCAATTCGAATGCATCAACTAGTTTGAGTACATCGAAGAGTCAAAAAGATAGTCAGTCAAAGGCTGACAGTGCTAGTGAGAGCTTCAGTACATCAATTAGCAACAGTAATATCTCAGCAAGTCAGAGTACATCAAAGAGTCAAAGCGACAGCAAGTCCGATGCCGATAGTACGAGTGAAAGTTATAGTAATTCAATCAGTGCAAGTAACTCGAAGGTTGAGAGTCAAAGTCAGAGCTTCAGTACCTCAATCAGTGACAGCAATGCCTCAGCAAGCGCAAGTCGTTCAACTAGTGAGAGTAATAGTAAGTCATTAGCAGACAGTAATTCAAAGAGTTTAGAAGATTCATTTGCCTCGGCAATAGCAGATTCAGGTAATTCGAATGCATCAACTAGTTTAAGCACATCGAAGAGTCAAAAGGATAGTCAGTCAAAGGCAGACAGTGCTAGTGAGAGTTTCAGTACTTCAATTAGCAATAGTAATGTCTCAGCAAGTACGAGTACCTCAGCTAGTCAACATGACAGTAAATCAAAAGCTGATAGTAATAGTCAAAGTTACAGCACCTCAATCAGTGACAGTAACTCGAAGATTGAGAGTCAAAGTCAGAGCTTTAGCTTATCAGTAAGTACAAGTGATGCCTCAGCAAGTACGAGTGCTTCAACAAGTAAGCATGATAGTGAATCAGCATCTAATAGTAACAGTGCAAGTACTTCGACTAGTCAACATGACAGTAAATCCAAGGCTGACAGTCAGAGTGAAAGCTATAGTACTTCAACAAGTGAGAGCAATTCGAAGGTTAAGAGTCAAAGCGAGAGCTTTAGCTTATCAGTAAGTACAAGTGATGCCTCAGCAAGTACGAGTGCTTCAACAAGTAAGCATGATAGTGAATCAGCATCTAATAGTAACAGTGCAAGTACTTCGACTAGTCAACATGACAGTAAATCCAAGGCTGACAGTCAGAGTGAAAGCTATAGTACTTCAACAAGTGAGAGCAATTCGAAGGTTAAGAGTCAAAGCGAGAGCTTTAGCTTATCAGTAAGTACAAGTGATGCCTCAGCAAGTACGAGTGCTTCAACAAGTAAGCATGATAGTGAATCAGCATCTAATAGTAACAGTGCAAGTACTTCGACTAGTCAACATGACAGTAAATCCAAGGCTGACAGTCAGAGTGAAAGCTATAGTACTTCAACAAGTGAGAGCAATTCGAAGGTTAAGAGTCAAAGCGAGAGCTTTAGCTTATCAGTAAGTACAAGTGATGCCTCAGCAAGTACGAGTGCTTCAACAAGTAAGCATGATAGTGAATCAGCATCTAATAGTAACAGTGCAAGTACTTCGACTAGTCAACATGACAGTAAATCCAAGGCTGACAGTCAGAGTGAAAGCTATAGTACTTCAACAAGTGAGAGCAATTCGAAGGTTAAGAGTCAAAGCGAGAGCTTTAGCTTATCAGTAAGTACAAGTGATGCCTCAGCAAGTACGAGCACCTCAGCTAGTCAACATGACAGTAAATCAAAAGCCGATAGTACTAGCGAGAGTTATAGCACTTCAATCAGTGATAGCAACTCGAAAGCTGAGAGTCAAAGTCAGAGCTATAGTACATCAATTAATAATAGTAATATTTCAGCAAGTACGAGCACCTCAGCTAGTCAACATGACAGTAAATCAAAAGCCGATAGTACTAGCGAGAGTTATAGCACTTCAATCAGTGACAGTAACTCGAAAGTAGTAAGTGAAAGTCAAAGCTTTAGCTTAATGGTTAGTGCTTCAGGTCATGACAATGCTTCAGCATCTAATAGTAACAGTGCAAGTAATTCAAAGGCTCAAAGTGAAAGCCAGAGCTTCAGTGACTCAGTAAGTACGAGTGATTACTTAGCCAGTCAAAGTCGTTCAACTGCAGCTAGTCAAAGCAAATCACAGGCAGATAGTGCCAGTGAAAGCTATAGCAATTCAGTTAATAACAGTTCTTACTCAGCAAGCTTAAGTACCTCAGCTAGTCAAAGAGATAGTAAGTCGACAGCTGATAGTGCTAGTGAAAGTTACAGTAGATCATTGCGTGATAGCGATGCTTTAGCTAGTCAAAGTGCTTCAACAAGTTCAAGCAACAGTAAGTCAGAAGCTGATAGTGCCAGTGAAAGTTACAGTATTTCAGTCAGTGACAGCAATGTCTCAGCCAGTCAGAGCACATCGAAGAGCCAAAGCGACAGCAACGTTTCAGCTAGTCAAAGTACATCGACAAGTCAGAGTGACAGTAAGTCAACAGCTGACAGTACTAGCGCAAGCAAATTGATTAGTGAGAGCAACAGCAAGTCATTAGCTGATAGTGCCAGTCAAAGTTACAGCATTTCAGTCAGTGACAGCAATTCAGAAGTTGCCAGTCAAAGCAAGAGCTTTAGTACATCGGTACATGATAGCGATGCCTTAGCCAGTCAAAGCACATCGACAAGTCAAAAGGACAGTAAGTCAGCTGCTGATAGTAATAGTCAAAGCTTCAGTAAGTCATTGAGCGACAGTAACTCAGCTGTCAATGCAAGTAATGCAAATGGTTCCAGCCAAAGTGAAAGCTTCAGTACATCAGTAAGTCAGAGTGATTCGCTTGCAAGCGGTAGTCGTTCAACGAGTGAAAGTCAAAGTAAATCAAAGGCCGACAGTACTAGTGAGAGTTACAGCAACTCAGTCAACAACAGCTCATACTCAGCAAGTTTGAGTACTTCAACAAGTATCAGAGATAGTCTGTCAAGTGCCAATAGTGCTAGTGAAAGTTATAGTCAATCATTAAAGGACAGCAACTCAACAGTAGTGAGTGCGAGCCAAAGTTACAGTACATCAATCAGTGACAGTAATGTTTCCGCAAGTACAAGTACGTCGAATAGTCAGAAAGACAGTAGTGCAGCAGCCAGCGCAAGTACTTCAGATAGTGAAAGCAGCAGCAAGTCAACGTCTATCAGTGCTAGTGCAAGCACATCGACAAGTCAAAAGGATAGCAAGTCATTAGCAGATAGTGCGAGCCAAAGTTACAGCCAATCATTAAAGGACAGTAACTCAACGGTAGTCAGTGCAAGTCAAAGCTTCAGCACTTCGATTAGTGATAGTAATGTTTCCGCAAGCCAGAGTACATCAAAGAGCCAAAGCGACAGCAATGATTCGGCTAGCGCAAGTACTTCAAATAGTGAAAGCAGCAGCAAGTCAACATCTATCAGTGCAAGTGCAAGCACATCGACAAGTCAAAAGGACAGTAAGTCAGTCGCTGATAGTAATAGTCAAAGCTTTAGCAAGTCATTGAGTGACAGTAATTCAGAAGTTGCCAGTCAAAGCAAGAGCTTCAGTACTTCGATTAGTGATAGTAATGTTTCAGCAAGTCAAAGTGCTTCAACGAGTACAAGTAACAGTAAATCAGCTGCAGACAGCAATAGTCAAAGCTTCAGCAAGTCATTGAGCGACAGTAACTCAGCTGTCGATGCAAGTAACGCAAGTGGTGCGAGTCAAAGCGAAAGCTTCAGTACCTCAGTAAGTCAGAGTGATTCACTTGCAAGCGGTAGTCGTTCAACGAGTGAAAGTCAAAGTAAATCACAGGCAGATAGTGCCAGTGAGAGTTACAGCAACTCAGTCAACAACAGTTCTTACTCGGCAAGTTTGAGTACTTCAACAAGTATCAAAGATAGTCAGTCCGCTGCTGAGAGTGCTAGTGAAAGCTACAGCCAATCATTAAAGGACAGTAACTCAACGGTAGTGAGTGCTAGCCAAAGCTTCAGTACATCAATCAGTGACAGTAATGTTTCCGCAAGTACAAGTACGTCGAATAGTCAGAAAGACAGTAGTGCAGCAGCCAGCGCAAGTACTTCAGATAGTGAAAGCAGCAGCAAGTCAACGTCTATCAGTGCTAGTGCAAGCACATCGACAAGTCAAAAGGATAGCAAGTCATTAGCAGATAGTGCGAGTCAAAGTTACAGCCAAAGTGGCTCAACAAGTACAAGTGATAGTAAATCAACTGCCGATAGTGCAAGTACTTCAGCCAGTGAAAGTAATTCACAAGTTGCGAGTCAAAGCAAGAGTTTCAGTGATTCAGTAAGTACTAGTGATTACATTGCAAGTACGAGTCGTTCAACGAGTGAAAGTAATAGTAAATCCCAGGCAGATAGTGCCAGCGAGAGTTACAGCAACTCAGTTAACAACAGCTCATATGCAGCAAGCTTGAGTACTTCAACAAGTGCTAGTCAAAGTAAGTCAGAAGCTGACAGTGCTAGTCAAAGCTTCAGTACTTCAATTAGCGATAGCAATGCTTTGGCAAGCCAAAGCGCTTCAACTAGTGCTGAAAATAGCAAATCTACTGCTGATAGTACAAGCGCAAGTGCCAGTGCAAGCACTTCAACAAGTCAAAGCGACAGTAAGTCAACAGTTGATAGTACAAGTGCTTCAGATAGTACAAGTAACTCGCAAGTTGCAAGTCAAAGCAAGAGCTTCAGTGACTCAGTAAGTACTAGTGATTACATTGCAAGCACAAGTCGTTCGACAAGTGAAAGTAACAGTAAATCAAAGGCTGACAGCACTAGCGAAAGTTACAGTGCATCAGTCAACAATAGTTCATACTCTGCAAGTTTGAATGCCTCAACAAGTGCAAGAGATAGTAAATCTGCAGCAGTCAGTGCTAGTGAAAGCTTTAGTCAAAGCACCTCAACAAGCCAGAAGGACAGTAAATCAACAGCCGATAGTAATAGTCAAAGCTTCAGCACTTCAATCAGTGATAGCGATGCTTTGGCAAGTCAGAGTGCTTCAACAAGTACAAGTGACAGCAAGTCGACTGTGGATAGTGCAAGTCAAAGTACATCAACGAGTGCAAGCGACAGTAAATCAACCGCTGATAGTGCAAGCACCTCAGCTAGTGAGAGTAATTCACAAGTTGCTAGTCAAAGCAAGAGCTTCAGCACTTCAGTAAGTGATAGTGATTACCTTGCAAGTACAAGTCGTTCAACGAGTGCCAGTGAAAGCAAGTCAGAAGCTGATAGTACAAGTGAAAGTTACAGCGCATCAGTCAACAACAGTTCCTACTCCGCAAGCTTGAGTACATCAGCAAGTGAGAAGGACAGTAAGTCAACTGCAGTAAGTGCCAGTGAAAGCTTTAGTACTTCAATCAGTGACAGCAATGTCTCAGCTAGCCAAAGTGCTTCAACGAGTACAAGCAATAGCAAATCAACTGCGGACAGCACAAGCACAAGTGACAGTGTAAGTACATCAACCAGTCAAAGTGATAGCAAGTCAGCAGCAGATAGTGCAAGTTCTTCAACTAGTGAAAGTAATTCATTGGCTGCAAGTCAAAGTAAGAGCTTCAGTACCTCAGTAAGTGATAGTGACTTTGCAGCAAGTACCAGTCGTTCAACGAGTGCCAGTCAAAGTAAGTCAGAAGCTGACAGCACAAGCAACAGCTATAGTGCATCAGTCAACAACAGTTCCTACTCCGCAAGTTTGAGCGCATCAGCTAGTCAAAAAGATAGCCGATCAGCTGCTGAAAGCTCAAGTGAGAGCTATAGTAACTCGATAGCTGATAGTAGTAGCTTGGCAAGTCAGAGTGCTTCAACAAGTGCAAGCGACAGTAAGTCAACTGCCGACAGTACTAGTCAAAGCTTCAGTACTTCATTAAGTGATAGTAATTCAATAGCTAGTGACAGTAATTCATTGGTAGCTAGCCAAAGTAAGAGCTTCAGCACTTCAATTAGTGGTAGTGATTACTTAGCAAGTGTCAGTCGTTCAACTAGTGAAAGCAATAGTAAGTCACAAGCTGATAGCGAGAGTGCAAGTTACAGTACTTCAATCAGCAATAGTGATTACTTGGCAAGCATCAGTCGCTCAACGAGTGAGAGCAACAGTAAGTCATTGGCTGACAGCACAAGCAACAGCTACAGTGCTTCAGTTAACAACAGTTCATACTCCGCAAGTTTGAGTACTTCAACTAGTCAAAAAGACAGTCAATCAGTAGCTGAAAGTTCAAGTGAAAGTTATAGTAACTCGTTAGCTGATAGTAGTAACTTGGCAAGTCAAAGTGCATCAACGAGTGCGAGCGACAGCAAGTCAACTGCAGAGAGCAACAGTAAGAGTTACAGTTCATCGTTAAGCGATAGTAATTCAGTAGTTACAAGCAACAGCCAAAGCTACAGTACTTCACTAAGTGACAGTGCTTCAGTATCAAATGATGTCAGCTTGAGCACAAGCAAGTCATTGAGCTTGAGCAACTCAATTGTTCTTAGTCAAAGTGAAAGCTACAGCTTATCGATCAGCAACAGCGACTATCTTGCAAGTATCAGTCGTTCAACAAGTGAGAGCCGGAGTAAATCACAGGCTGACAGTGCCAGCGAAAGCTACAGCATTTCAGTCAACAACAGTTCATATGCAGCAAGTTTGAGTACATCAACTAGTCAAAGAAACAGCCAAGCTTCTGCAATTAGTCAAAGTGACAGTTACAGCAAGTCACTGAGCGACAGCAATTCTTCTGCAAGCTTAAGTACTGCAACTAGTCAAAGTGATAGTAGATCAACGGCTGACAGTTCTAGTCAGAGTTACAGTTCATCATTGAGTGACAGTAATTCAGTAGTTGCAAGTGCTAGTCAAAGTTATAGCAAGTCAGTAAGTGATAGTGACTCAGAATTTACTAATTCAAGTTTGAGCACAAGCAGCTCACTTAGCCTGAGCAACTCGATTGTTCTTAGTCAAAGTGAGAGCTTCAGTGTATCAATCAGTACTAGCGACTACCTTGCAAGCATGAGTAGATCAACCAGTTACAGCTTGAGCAAGTCAATGGCTGATAGCACTAGTGAAAGCTACAGCAACTCAGTCAACAACAGTTCTTACTCCGCAAGCTTGAGCCTATCAACTAGTCAAAGAGATAGTCAATCTGCAGCAGCGAGTGCAAGCGAAAGCTACAGCAAGTCGATTAGCGAGAGTGATTCGGTAACTGTTAGTGAAAGTACAAGTACAAGCACGTCACTTAGCTTGAGTAACTCAATTGTTCTTAGCCAAAGTGAAAGCTTCAGTGTATCAATCAGTACTAGTGACTACCTTGCAAGCATGAGCAGATCAACTAGTGAAAGTCAAAGCAAGTCAATTGCTGACAGTACTAGTGAAAGTTACAGCACTTCAATTAGTGACAGCAACAGCTCAGCTAGCGCAAGTATGAGTAAGAGCAACTCGATTGTAAGTAGTGCAAGTGAAAGCCTGAGTACCTCAATCAGTGACAGCAACAGTTCAGCCAGTGCAAGTACTTCAACAAGTGAAAGCGAAAGCACATCAGTTGTTGTAAGTACCAGTGAAAGTGAAAGTACCTCAATCAGCGACAGCAATAGTTCAGCCAGTGCAAGTCAAAGTGCTAGTGAGTCTACTTCAACTGTAGTCAGTGCCAGCGAGAGTACATCAATTAGCAAGAGTAAATCTTCTGCTGATGAATGGAACGGCAACTGGGACAACGGTGGAAATGGTGGCGGAGGCTACGTACCGACTTCCAATTCAACCTCTGCTTCGAACTCAGCATCTACCTCAACTTCGAATGCCACAGAAAATGCGGTAATCATGGAATTGCATCACAACGCTTATGTTTATGATGAGAATGGTAACCGGGTTGATGACCTAGTTATGACAATTCATACAAGTGTTAATACATATGGTGATCAACAATTAATCAATGGTAAGTACTACTACTACATTGGTGATAATCATTATGTAGTTGCCCGCAACTTCATTGGCTTTGAAAAGAAGCTGCGTCACAACGCTTATATCTATAACTCAAAGGGTAAGCGGATTGGCAAGAAGGTATTGAAGCGCGGTAAGAAGATGAAGGCTTATGAGACGATTTATGTCAATGGCCGGAAGTTCTACAGCACAAAGAATGGTAAATACATTGCAGCCGGTAACTTCAAGGGCAGTGAATTACGCCTGAAGCACAATGCCTACGTTTATAACAAAAAGGGTCATTTGATTAGTACTAAGATGCTAGGCAAGGGCCAAAAGATTAAGATTTATGGTACTAAGACAATTAAGGGCAAGAAGTACTACCACGCAAGTCATGGTCGTTACATCTTAGCCAAGAATTTCAAGAAATAG